AGCCCACTCACTCTGTTTTCAAATTGTATATTGAATAACACAAAGGGTGTATTTGCATGAAACCTCAAGGACATTTAATTGTCATTACACAACACAGGGTTGTACAAAGAAATGGAAGATGTgccacacacagaacaaatcATCATTTCTATTCAATTCAAGAAAAGCACATTAGCAACACTAACATTTAACAAGTAGACTTCTAACATCACTGAGCGATATTTAAAGGGGATCTTTCAATATATTGTTTGATATGGTACAATACAACTTAGTGCATGGCTAGtgtatttaaaaatgcttttgttttttgtctacTACTTGTAGTGTAATGTGATCCAGAaagtttttttctaaaaaacacCCTGAGGATTTCATTGTTATTCTGTCTGTTTGAGCAGGGCCACCACTGTACGCTCCAAAGGGAGGAACTTGCGAATCAAAGCGCCCATGTGTCGTGCACTGAAGAAACTTTGTGACCCAGATGGTGAGCATGTGCATGCGCAGGCACCCAACGCATACTATACAAACGAATTAAACAAACATCAGCGCTGAAAATATAAACCACAGCGTTGGCGAGGGACATGGTTTGTGGGGGCGGGGTTTTGGCAATAACAATGGCAGCGTGTGGGCTAGTGGTTTCCATGGTAACTCTGTGGGAGcaaagtgaggaggaggagggagatggtgGAGATGAATGGATCTGACTGGCTGCCACCTACCCCTCTGTTCAATAACAGACACTCAGCAAACTTTGAGAAAccagtgtttattttcagtattttgcaGAAAATCTTGGCAAATGGCCTCGtcctgttttgttctgttcctCTTCAGCACCATTAGttttgatttctgtgtttttgttccatGATAATCCATTAAGCATGAAACTTTGCAAGAAGGCATACTCAACTCTTCAGCACTGCCAGCTGTAATGCACATTTCACGTTGAACACCTGACCTTTCTCCTCAGAGagctttatttgtgtttctcaCTGTGTCCTCATTTCCCTGCAGGAGTGAGTGATGAGGAGGACCAGAAACCAGTGCGTCTACCCTTGAAGGTGGCAGTGGAGCTCCAACCACGAAGTAACCACTCCTGGGCCCGCGTTCAGAGTCTAGCCCACAACCCTCGCCTCAGGTCAGACATGCCTGTTAGCTAATGTTTCAGAGGAATTCATCACCAAAAGTCATTGTCAAAAGCTTCCAGTAACAATCAGTATACAGCAACATCAATATCACCTAAAATCCATGAAAATTTAGTTGGCATTCTTGTTCGTCTAAGTTTGTTATTAGACTGAGCTAGAGCTGTTGCAAACAGGATCTGTTGTGAAAACTTCTTATAGGTGCATTCAGAGTGCTCTGATACCTGACATTTGAGTTTGATAGTTTTCAATGAAAGAAAGGACAAATTCACAAACATCAATTTTTGTCATTCAAaaactttctctttttgtgtcttttccaACACAGGATGGTTGTGGAGCTCCACAGGAAAGTCTCCAGCCTCATTGAATATCTGAAACAGAAGTGGGCGTACCATGACCAGCGGATTGTATCCTTAAACATCATATAGTTAGCAACTTCATAGAGCAGTCTTGATTGCATTTCAGTTTAGAATAAGTGTGAGAGAGGCGTAACAAGTCTTTGATCCAAAGTCGTCATGTGACAATGCAGAACAGTGagctttaaaaaatgttcttaTAAGTAATTAATCTTATCAGCTAATGGTTTGATAAGATGATTGATAACAGTGGTTGTGTTGAGTCCTTGACACTGGCTCTTCAGCTCAAGAGTCTTAGGGAGAGGGAGGCTCTGGAGGGCGGCCAGTCCAGCACAGCTTCTCCCTGCAAAACCCAGCAGGAGGAGCTCTTTCTTTTCCCAGCCGAGAGCAGCACCTTGACCACACTGCCCGGTGTGGCACGCGTGGTTCACTCCAAGGCCTCCTGCACTGTACACTGGCTAGAGAGCGGCAAGAACCGGCCTAATGCCAAGGAATTACCAGCTGCCCAGATTCTGGGTATTCACACGGCTCCACCACTTCGGACTGGCACCAAATCTGGACGGGGCggcaccgctgctgctgctgctggaggtggtggtggttcAGTGACTGTGTTGGGTGATGGTCGACGAGCTGAGCCTCTTAACCCTGAGCCTTCACAAGACAGTTCTACAAAGGTAGAGGAGAAAAGACctcagtctgtttgtgtccCTGCTTTGTCTCAGCACACTGTGGCTCCAAGGGAAGAGGGAACTGGGACGGGACCCTCTGAGGGGGGAAAAACCTGTACTGGCGTGGAGGCCAGTGGTGGTTTAGCAGTAGCCAAAAGCATAGAGAGGTTGTGTAGTGGTGCAGAAAGCTCATCAGAGCAATGTAAGGAGGAGCTGAACACGAGCACCTCTTCCCCAGAGGCCAACCAGACTCCTCCAGCCAAACCTCCAGTGAGTGGTTCAGAGGAGGGAATGTCACAGGGCTCTGCACCGGCAGCCAAAGAACGAGTCGTTGAGCAGATCAGAGAGGAGGGCTGGAGCACCCGCGACGCAGAAAACGTCACCCTGGCCGAGCTGTACCTGATGTTTGGGAAGCCTGGCAAGCTGCAGCTGGAGTATGAGTGGCAGCCCATTGCAGTTCCTTCCAACAACCAAGAAAATGGACAAGCCTTGGCTCAGCCCAAGCCCAGCAGGACAAACCGAGTACTGCGTTGCCTGCTCAAGCTGGTTGCCACTGAAGTCAACCCTAAACCTTTGGTAGGGATTCGCTGTTACTTCTCACAGTGTTGTTGCTGGTTGCTAGATACccattttaatttgtatttggtGCCataatttttttgtgttaaacagTCAAAAAAGGGTACAAGAGTGAAGACATGTAATTTTATGCATCCCAGTAGCATAGCTGAAAAACGCAACAGTACATGTGCTGTAGAGCAGATGGTGTTAATGATGCGTCTCCACCTCCAGGCACCAGAGCTGTGCTCCACAGCGACATCACCATTAAAGACCCAACCGGAGGAGCAAAATCAGGCCCTCACACCTCCAGGGAAGGGTCCCATAGCAGGCGTTCGCAGCCCAAGCTGTGGCCGGCAGCAGGCCTCTGTCAGAGGGGCCAGGTTACACATGCCAAATGCTGGAGTCTCAGGTACTTGTTGGTCTCTCTCACATACTTTAAAGCTCCATTATATGCGCAAAATGTTTCCGTCATATCAGAATTGCAGCTGCAGTCTTGAGCATTGTAGCTACTTGGTTTTTGTATTACAAaatcttgtttgtgttttacttgaTTTGATATTCAACAAAATATCAAAGACGAGTGAGGATGCTTTATAAAGACCCACAAAGCTGCTTTTCTGATTTATGGGACATGGGGGGGGGTTGCTGATATTACTGTGattgattatgtgtgtgtgctgatggtgCTGTAGTTGTTTTAGTTTGATAATAGGAAGTTGCAATGTTGTGCAACTCCTTGATATGTGATTGTTTGAATACTTACTTTGTACACAATATTTTTCAGTATTATTAGAAAAGCCCAATACAAGTAAACTAGTTGCTTTTATGTGAGTGCTTGGAAATGAACACAAAGAATCACTGGATGCTGTTCAGTGAATTTAGACATTATTCTCAAAGTAATTTCCTTCCTCACATGACGCATCTTACTTATTCCCCTTCAGGTGGGCGAAACCTTCCCCGCTCTCTGCTGGGGTCGACTGCAGGCAGCGACTCAGAAGGCGGTGTGTTTGCAGTACCCACCACGCTGCCTCCCAACAGCTCTCGGCACAACAGAATGTTTTCCCCCAACAAGGAAGCTGAGCTAgctctcagacagcagctcgACTCCATCAGTGTAAGACAGATATGCGTTACTTTTTACACCAGTTGTACACAGACTAAGTTGGTGTTTCATCCACAAGAATATGCACAAATGttactgtgctttttttttttgcagatgcAGTCAGATCTTTTCCTTTCTAGACAGAGAAAACCTCGGAACAGACAACTTCGGAAACCACTTGTAGTTCAGGTAAGAGACAAACAGAACTATTCTGTGCTTTCGCAATGAACACCATCTAAATTGCTTCGTACAGTTTAATGTAAACTGTCCCCGCAAATACTGCCCATCAGAGAACATGAAGGAAAAATAGTAGAAAATTTTGCATAAAAAATCtgtcataatttaaaaaatgttgaatttgtGTAAGAAGTGATGCAAGAAACTGTAACCGTATGTACAAGCTGTGTCCCAGTCCTCACAGTTGTCGGTGTTGGGGCTTTGATTGGGAAGGAGTTAAATGTTAACTTATTGTTTGCGCTGTAAATGTCTTTATAGTGTATCTCACTGCCATGTCAGTAGGCTAAAAGATAAACTGTACATGTAATTCAGTTGCCTCTGTTTCGTCCACAGCGAACACTCCTACCCCGAACTACAGGAGATACTCCTCAGCATGTCTGCTccttctccatcctctccaATTCCTCTGCCACAGGTACTCTATCAGGCCGCCTACATTAGAAATCTGTGTCAGCAGAAGACGGAAATGTTTATGTGATAGTACTTTTCCCCACAGCGTTGTGTAAAACTCTTATGCTACATCATTCTCGGGTTCTTGAGTGGTGTGCCTTTGAATAAGATTATTTATATGTTGACGTTGGTAATACACTCAGCTAATGTGCTCTCTGTACATAACAACATGTCAGGTCTCTTTTTAAACAAGAGCTCTGCTAATCTCTTGCTTGCTTCGCTTCCTGTTTCTTCCCGCAGGAACTGGATCCTTCCGGCCAATCCATACTCGCCTGGCTCCCTCCTCCCGCCCCGTCCTAACCAAAGCTTCCCCCGCAGCgtccagctctgcagcagccagcCAGCTCTCCAGTACGTAGTGCTTTTAATAAGttatctctttttctattttattaaaGCCCTGTTAAATTCTAGATAGAGTATAATTTGTGGTACTGTTTAAGTTTTCAGTTCAGTATAAGTttaacaagaataaaaaaataaacggCACGTAAAGattcttttcttcttattttgaAGCTCTCCTTTAATTGGGTTATAAACTTATCATTTTATGACATGGTTCCTTCACTAACTGGGCTCAGCAAAACAGGATGTCtacataaacaacaaaacaaaactacatTTTTGACCTCTTAAATTAAAAGGAACCCTCCACATGACACTTAACTGATagttggggttagggttagggttagttaaAGGCTTCATACGCACCACCAACAATATTCTTAAGAAATATGTTTCCTTATGTTTGCTTTACACCCATGTGATCTCTGACAGTCAATGTGGTTTTACTCCTTTGCGCAGGGAAAAAACACGAAAACAACATTCTACACCTACTCACTCTCAGAGGAAGAGCTTGCTTTTTCCATTACTCCAGCTTTCATTTTTTGTATTCAAATTGTTGTTGAGGTCCACGTTCACATGCTAGTCTCAGTTCCTGTTCATACGCATCAGGTATGTGCTGATGTGACAAATCCCTTGTGTTTCTAAACTGTTAATACTATTTCAGGTGCCATTGACCTGGCTGCGAAGACTGCAGGCATCATCCCTGGCAGTCCGTGTCGGGAGCTGAATTCTCCCAGTGTTGATAACAGCACCCTGCTCGCCCCCACACCCCTTGTGAATGCTGAACCGGACTCTCAACTCCTCCAGCACAATGTCCCAGaggtcagcagcacacacacacacatacacacatgcataaactGATACaaaccttcctcctcttctcctcctcatctccacaGTTATGCTAAATGGCCTTAATATGTCATGTGTAATATGTCTTATTAACCAGAGCAGGGCAATAATCTAATTATTACTTTAACTGACTTATCATAAGCataatttaattaaagtttctcctccctctggtGAATTACTCGTCATGAATGATGTGTGGTCCAGGTTTTGTttagtgattttatttatttatttattttaaacacagagcagcattgACCAGCTGTGGTGCAAGACAACATGATGGCTttaatattaaaacaaatactCCAAGTATCaaagtggaactttttttaGTTGCACTTGAACACACCGCAAAGACTACAGCCACCAGCCAATTAGCACGTTCTGGTGAGCGTGAGAGGAAATAACTCTCTACACCAGTACATGTAGTCTGTTTTCATCATTCAAAAAGGGAAACCAAGGGTAAACAAAGCAACaaattttcttttctcagaATGGTGTGCGTCCTCCGTCTCCTGGAGTGAGCGGTGGTGGGGACTCTCTCCTGTCTCCGCCCAGTGTAGCCTCACTCCTGGACATCTCTCTCCCTGGCCCTCCTGAAGAAGCTCTCGCCCCCGGAGAAACTCAGACACATATCAGTGACTCCATCATCGAGCTGGCCATCAACTCGGCCCACtatggtgcgtgtgtgtgtttccatcctacatgctaacattacgtgtgtgatgtgtgtgtgtgtgttatcatgaGACATTAGAGGATagtttaaaaacatgttaactAATGCTCTAATGGCTGTTCGCCTACTCTGACGCAGGCGAGGAGGCCGCTCTCTCTCCAGCCAAGCTGAGCAACAGTGACGGCTCCAAACTGTTGGCCTCGTCTCCCTCAGTCAGCCCGTCCAGAGGCTGGATCCCATCGCCCAGCCATGACCCCCAGTGGTACCCCAGCGACTCAACGGACTCCACTTTGGGATGCCTGCTCTGTAAGTCCTTCTCTGTACAAGAAGATACTTttactatttttcttttttcagatgtcTTTATTAGTCCTTGTTGCTCTACTGAACTTTGTGTACTTCATATCCAAAGAGTTGCTCCCT
This genomic window from Pempheris klunzingeri isolate RE-2024b chromosome 17, fPemKlu1.hap1, whole genome shotgun sequence contains:
- the cramp1 gene encoding protein cramped-like isoform X1; the encoded protein is MVKRKKTSPTTEEHENGMTLGSREGIGVDGRRNPSRKPEGCDEEESGEQASEERSTKGDDGVEILNPSATGLSPGSAPVLPASPPNRTGLGSTQHPQTSAEPAPPCHDQHHFLRSSVRPPSKRIRKDSIGSAINGHGGAKSKGAENGSSSQGAVGQSGPVAGSTGGVSKASKGQGSAEKEEQAGNQKRARRQWESWSAEDKNSFFEGLYEHGKDFEAIQNNIAMKYKKRGKPANMVKNKEQVRHFYYRTWHKISKHIDFTNAYSRVLKKSSQELYGLICYAELRKKVGGLMDDKNVAKLNELIQQGATTVRSKGRNLRIKAPMCRALKKLCDPDGVSDEEDQKPVRLPLKVAVELQPRSNHSWARVQSLAHNPRLRMVVELHRKVSSLIEYLKQKWAYHDQRILKSLREREALEGGQSSTASPCKTQQEELFLFPAESSTLTTLPGVARVVHSKASCTVHWLESGKNRPNAKELPAAQILGIHTAPPLRTGTKSGRGGTAAAAAGGGGGSVTVLGDGRRAEPLNPEPSQDSSTKVEEKRPQSVCVPALSQHTVAPREEGTGTGPSEGGKTCTGVEASGGLAVAKSIERLCSGAESSSEQCKEELNTSTSSPEANQTPPAKPPVSGSEEGMSQGSAPAAKERVVEQIREEGWSTRDAENVTLAELYLMFGKPGKLQLEYEWQPIAVPSNNQENGQALAQPKPSRTNRVLRCLLKLVATEVNPKPLAPELCSTATSPLKTQPEEQNQALTPPGKGPIAGVRSPSCGRQQASVRGARLHMPNAGVSGGRNLPRSLLGSTAGSDSEGGVFAVPTTLPPNSSRHNRMFSPNKEAELALRQQLDSISMQSDLFLSRQRKPRNRQLRKPLVVQRTLLPRTTGDTPQHVCSFSILSNSSATGTGSFRPIHTRLAPSSRPVLTKASPAASSSAAASQLSSAIDLAAKTAGIIPGSPCRELNSPSVDNSTLLAPTPLVNAEPDSQLLQHNVPENGVRPPSPGVSGGGDSLLSPPSVASLLDISLPGPPEEALAPGETQTHISDSIIELAINSAHYGEEAALSPAKLSNSDGSKLLASSPSVSPSRGWIPSPSHDPQWYPSDSTDSTLGCLLSSMVSPDKGRRTTLTPSGPSSGTALLGPSLLDCNSHDSFQSRGLPDVAEMDSQLACMMSESSVDYIARFNDLAQELAVTEPSIPPP
- the cramp1 gene encoding protein cramped-like isoform X2 encodes the protein MTLGSREGIGVDGRRNPSRKPEGCDEEESGEQASEERSTKGDDGVEILNPSATGLSPGSAPVLPASPPNRTGLGSTQHPQTSAEPAPPCHDQHHFLRSSVRPPSKRIRKDSIGSAINGHGGAKSKGAENGSSSQGAVGQSGPVAGSTGGVSKASKGQGSAEKEEQAGNQKRARRQWESWSAEDKNSFFEGLYEHGKDFEAIQNNIAMKYKKRGKPANMVKNKEQVRHFYYRTWHKISKHIDFTNAYSRVLKKSSQELYGLICYAELRKKVGGLMDDKNVAKLNELIQQGATTVRSKGRNLRIKAPMCRALKKLCDPDGVSDEEDQKPVRLPLKVAVELQPRSNHSWARVQSLAHNPRLRMVVELHRKVSSLIEYLKQKWAYHDQRILKSLREREALEGGQSSTASPCKTQQEELFLFPAESSTLTTLPGVARVVHSKASCTVHWLESGKNRPNAKELPAAQILGIHTAPPLRTGTKSGRGGTAAAAAGGGGGSVTVLGDGRRAEPLNPEPSQDSSTKVEEKRPQSVCVPALSQHTVAPREEGTGTGPSEGGKTCTGVEASGGLAVAKSIERLCSGAESSSEQCKEELNTSTSSPEANQTPPAKPPVSGSEEGMSQGSAPAAKERVVEQIREEGWSTRDAENVTLAELYLMFGKPGKLQLEYEWQPIAVPSNNQENGQALAQPKPSRTNRVLRCLLKLVATEVNPKPLAPELCSTATSPLKTQPEEQNQALTPPGKGPIAGVRSPSCGRQQASVRGARLHMPNAGVSGGRNLPRSLLGSTAGSDSEGGVFAVPTTLPPNSSRHNRMFSPNKEAELALRQQLDSISMQSDLFLSRQRKPRNRQLRKPLVVQRTLLPRTTGDTPQHVCSFSILSNSSATGTGSFRPIHTRLAPSSRPVLTKASPAASSSAAASQLSSAIDLAAKTAGIIPGSPCRELNSPSVDNSTLLAPTPLVNAEPDSQLLQHNVPENGVRPPSPGVSGGGDSLLSPPSVASLLDISLPGPPEEALAPGETQTHISDSIIELAINSAHYGEEAALSPAKLSNSDGSKLLASSPSVSPSRGWIPSPSHDPQWYPSDSTDSTLGCLLSSMVSPDKGRRTTLTPSGPSSGTALLGPSLLDCNSHDSFQSRGLPDVAEMDSQLACMMSESSVDYIARFNDLAQELAVTEPSIPPP